GCCAGGCATCGCTTGGTAGAAAATTGCCGTTGAGTTGTAAGAATCCATGTGCTAAATTATAGTCTGGTTGTTTTTCTTTAAACTTCTTGTATGTATCACTTGAGATAATTTCATCGTAAATTGTTGTAAATTCTTGCATTCTTTTAGGGTGACTGTTTGTTGTTTAAAAACATTCCTCTCCTTAACTGAATAAAAATTTATAAACAAGTATTTTTTGTATTTGTCTTAGTATGAAAAAAATTGTGATGATTATTGCTCAACACGGATTTCGCGATGAGGAATTAATTGAGCCTAAAGCTTTATTTGAACAAAATGGTTATGCTGTAGAAATTGCTGCGCCACAACAAGGTTTATGCAAGGGCATGCTTGATGTTGTAGTGGAGGCAACTTGCGCAATTAGCGAAGTATCTTTAGAAAAGGTAAAAGCCATTGTTATTGTTGGCGGCGCACAAAGCCCAACTTTAATGGATGTTTCCGAGTTAGGAGCTTTACTTAATCGAGCAAAAGAAAAAAAGATTGTA
The Candidatus Woesearchaeota archaeon DNA segment above includes these coding regions:
- a CDS encoding DJ-1/PfpI family protein gives rise to the protein MKKIVMIIAQHGFRDEELIEPKALFEQNGYAVEIAAPQQGLCKGMLDVVVEATCAISEVSLEKVKAIVIVGGAQSPTLMDVSELGALLNRAKEKKIVIGAICLAPMIVASFGVITGMHATVYKTDDSLSMLKKHSVGFLDELVVVDDWLVTGNGPAAAKPFAESILDTI